The sequence ACTCTTAGTGATATAAAATTACATGACACAGATTTTATAACCAAATTTCCAGTGTATTTAAAACACAGCTGTATAATACCACAACAAAGTGTTGCTATGGTACAAGTTTATCTCAATATTAATACTAATGATACATTTCTTGTGAATTCTGTATATTTTGAGTTGGGCTGTATGTCTTATATAATTTTGGGTGGACTTGTAAGGTCGAAAGATTgctttttaaaactaattaatatcGGAGACAAAATAATTGAATGGAAACAGAATAGATTAATAGCACGCGCAGAAATTGTTACTAATAAAAAGGAGAGTCTACAAAGTAGTACGAATGTTATGATACTTGACCAATCTACCGACGAGGAATTGCATTTATCTGATATAGATATAGGAGATTTAGAAAGGAATGATTGCAGTCGACTGTTACGGTTACTGAATAAATACAGACATTTGTTTGCGAAAAATACAAAAGATTTGGGATGTACAGACATACTGGAGATGCATATTCAGACCAAAACTGAGCAGCCTGTCTTTTGCAAGCCTTATCGACTCTCTCACAAAGaaaatgaaattgtaaatgAAAAGGTTCAAGATcttattgatgcaggtgtaatACGGAACTCCATGTCTGATTATGCAAGTCCAGTGGTCCTTGTAAAGAAAAAAGGTGGTGATTATAGGCTATGCATAGACTACAGAGCCCTTAATGCACGCACTATTAAAGATCGATATCCTCGGCCTCATATAGACGATCAGGTATCCCGCCTCTCTGGTAAATCTTTCTTTACAACTTTAGACCTAGCACAAAGCTACTATCAAATTAACTTATCTAAAGACTCTATTCATAAAACTGCATTTGTTACGCCTTCTGGGCaatatgaatttttaaaaatgCCATTTGGTTTAGCGAATGCACCAGCTGTATTTTCACGTCTTATCAAAATCGTTCTAGGTAGCTTAGGTAATGACGTAGCTACTTATCTCGATGACGTCATGTTACCTACAACTTCTGTTGATGACGGTCTTAAATTACTAGATAATGTATTAAAGCTCTTATCGGAagcaaatttgaaattaaacctTAGCAAATGTTCGTTTCTTAAGAGAAGTGTTAATTACTTAGGTCATGAGATAACTGCAGGCACAGTTCGACCAGGACAGGCTAAGATTAGTTGCGTATCTGAATATAGAAGACCTCGAAACGTGCATGAAATAAGACAGTTTATTGGTCTATCATCttattttaggaaatttatTCGCGGGTTTGCTGAAATAGCTAGACCTCTCACACAATTGACAAAAAAGGATGTTCAATGGACGTGGGGCTCTGCCCAAGAAACTGCATTTCAAACGTTAAAAGAGCGTTTTGTCGAGAGACCAGTATTAGGTATATACGATAGGAATGCTCGCACTGAGCTTCATACTGACGCTAGTAAGCTAGGGCTGGGAGGTATCCTTTTGCAATACCAAAGCGATGGTGTTTTAAAACCAATTGCATACTTCAGTAGGGTTACAAGTAAAGAAGAACAGTTTTATCATAGTTATGAGCTTGAGACATTGGCAGTTGTAGATTCCTTGAAGCGCTTTAGAGTATATCTCGTAGGTGTTCCGGTAACTGTAGTGACAGATTGCGCCGCATTACGGACAACTCTAGTAAAAAAAGACCTCATTCCCCGTATAGCTCGCTGGTGGCTGTCAATTCAAGATTATGATCTGCAAATTGAGTATCGATCTGGCAGTCGAATGAGACACGTAGATGCCCTAAGTAGAAATCCAGTACAGGACTCTGTCCTATTCATTGATAACTCTGATTGGCTAGTGACATTACAATTACAAGACGAAAGTATTCAATCTCTTTTAACTCAGCTACGGAATGGTACAGACAATCAAAACATTATTTCTAACTATGCTATAAAGGATAACATCCTCTATAGAAAAACAATTAACGGGGACCGTTTTGTTATACCTAAATTGGCAAAATGGggattattacaaaaatttcaTGACCAAATAGGACACGTTGGTTTTGATAAGTGCGAAAAAACTATTAAGGCACAGTTTTGGTTCGAGGGCATGACTAGATTTATTCGGAAATATATTAAGTCATGTCTTCAATGTGCTTACGGCAAAGGAGAGCACGGTAAATTACAGGGAGAACTACATCCGATCGAGAAGGTGGCCATCCCGATGCATACGCTACACGTTGACCATTTGGGGCCATTTGTAAAAACACGTAAAGGAAACGCGTATATACTAGTTGTTATAGATTCGTTCACAAAGTTTGTATTTGCAAAACCTGTCAAAAGTTGTAGTTCCATGGAAACTATAAAACAATTGAAAGATATCATTTCGCAGTTTGGAAATCCTAACAGGATTATTACAGATAGAGGCAAAGCGTTTACTAGCCGGTATTTCAAACAATTTTCAGAAGAAATgcaatttaaacatattttgaatGCCATTGCCAGTTCTAGGTCGAATGGCCAAGTAGAACGGGTAAATCGAACTTTGATTAACGGATTGAACACTATGTCTAATAGCGAATGCACCTGGGATGATCACCTAATTGATATAGTTTGGGGCATTAATAACACTCCTCACGCAATTACTGGTTTTGCtccttttaaattatttggGCATCCCAATTCGCGCTTACCGGCATACCCTACTGGAGAACCCAATGACTTCGAAAGTCAAGCGAAAGCGTTAGAAGAAAGGCGAAACGCGGCTAAATTAAGTATTGACAAACGTATGACACTTATGAAGGATAGGTTTGATCGATCtcataaaaaatgcattaagtACTCGGTGGGACAACTGGTACTTTGGAAAGGGGGAATAACCAGAGAAAGCGCTAATATAACTAGGAAACTTAACGGGTTGTATACAGGACCCTATAGGGTATGCAAAGCAGAACAGTCGTTAGATCGCTATACTATATGTAGTATTAAAGGCATGAAAGGTTATCGAAAATTTACTGCTGTTGTTCACGGTGAAGTCCTCCGACCTTACAAATCTTCCATTTCCGACGATAGCAGTGGCAGTGACCATGAGGTTGATAAAGATGATTTGATAGACTTATTAGAGAGttgatagtaaaataataaataatgttggtCAATTAATAAGGATGTTAagtattaagtaattaataCAAAGCTATGAAAGTATAGTAATAGATCAAAAGTGTACGAAACAAATATTGTATTCAGAAATAAACTGTTGAACAAAATATGTATTCATTCGTTCTATTAATATTTAGTATCAGATATTGTTCGGGAATTCGTTTCCGGTAGTCGTGTCGTAAACATCGCTGTGTATCTGTTcgttattaaaaacataaaagtgTATACttggaggtcaaatcccgcaggcaagctGCATCCCAGTATTAAGGAAAGTGACACTGAGTATTTCTAAACTAAATTCGTGGCACAAAACCTGGAATTAACGATATTGTGAACAAAACCTGGATATTTAGAGGTTAAAACTTATAAAGATTTTATGTTGGTACTACAGATTTCGTTGTCAAACTGTCTGCTGTCAAATATGAAATTCGATAGTGAAAGTTAGTATAGAGTTGCCAAgatatcattttgattattaccATTACGTTCCATTACACGTATAAATATGGAAGAACAATTTCAACTCTTATTCGATAAAATGAAAATGGAGATGAAAAATCAATCTGAATCCATAACCAATACCATAATGAACAAAATGGATGAGAAATTAAAACCTATTTTAGaggaaaataaatacttaaaactaAAAGTAGAGAGCCTGgaaaagaaaatcaaaattttagAGAGAGATAAGAAaactaacaatataataatccaTGGATTGACAGAAGACGAGAAATCGACACCCGAGCTTATCGATAAGGTCAAAGatacaataacaaaagaatTAGGCATAGCAATCGAAAATTATGAATTCAACAAAATATATCGTATtggtaaaacaaacaaaggtaATCCAACAAAGGTAATCCGACCTATACTGATATGCTTGACTACTGGATGGAAAAAAGcggaaatattgaaaaataagagaaagttaaaaaacctGCATATCACGGAAGATTACTCTAAAGAAACCTTTGAAAAACGTAAGGCTTTACTACCACAACTCATGGAAGAACGGAGAAAAGGTAATTTCGCCtatttaaaatatgataaactaataattaaagaaaataaattcgtCAAGGACTCGAGAAAGAGAGAACTCTCAATTTCACCACAAACAAACTCTCAATCCAAAAAAATTCAACCTTCAACTTCAGCCAAGAATAACAGAACGAATGCATTCGATTTGATGAGAGGTCGGTCTAACTCTTTCACAACATTGACGACAGGTCAAAAACAATAGCAACGAGTTATCGACGGACGGAAAAAGGAACTAACATatgaatataaaagaaaaacaatagaaacaaaaacaacTCTCCCAAGCCGATTGGTCTTCGTGGGAGAGAATGACCAACACCCTCTAATGGAAAAGAAGAGATTTTTAGATATACACATAGCCACTTTTAACGCAAGATCATTAAGAACTCCTGAAAAACTTCAAGAACTTGAATTAGCTTTATCAGATATAAAATGGGATATAATAGGAATAAGTGAAATGAGAAGATATGGAGAAGGAATTGAAGACTATGGAAACTTTATTTTACACTATAAAGGCGAGACACCAGGGCTCTACGGAGTCGGCTTTCTTGTAAAAAAAGGACTTGCCGAGAAAATAGGAGAAATCAAAGGTGTCTCAGAGagaatagcagttttaaacattgAGTTACCAGTCAAAAACGCTGAAAAATGGTCTATAATTCAAGCTTATTCTCCAACAGAATCGAACAAGAAAGATGACATAAGGAAAATAGAAAAACTCTATGAAGATTTACATCTTACCATTGAAAATtcgcataaaaatataattgtcatGGGTGATTTTAACGGTCAGATAGGAAAGCGTAATAACATTGGAGAAGAATACACTATAGGACTGTATGGCTCAGGCAAAAGAACTGATAACGGAGAGAGATTAGTGACTTTTGCCTTACAACATAAACTCAGTATTCTTAATAGTTTTTTCAAAAagaaggaaaacaaaaaatggaCATGGACATCCCCAAATGGCATTCATAAAAACGAAATCGATTTTGTCATGTCAAATAATCCTAAGTTTTTCAAGGATGTGTCAATTATCCACAACTTAAATTTCCACTCTGATCATAAAATGGTCCGTGCTGCATTGACTGGGATACCTATGAAAAGGACAAGGAAGTATCTTATCAATAATTCAAGGATAATGTGTACGGGAGAAAGCGAAGCACTCTCAGCGAATCTCAAATTATTGGCAAAGAACCAACACTTCAATAAAGATTTATCCATTgaagaaaaatacaataaattcatacaaatattaaaagaagCGACAAGAAAGACTAATACAGAAGATAATAGAGCGATTTCAAAACAAACACAGGAACTACTTCAAGAAAGGAAAAACCTCATTAAAGGAAAGgaggataaatataaaatatcagaaattagtaagaaaataaatgaacaaattaGAAAAGATAGAAAAATTAAACGGGACAACACTATGAACAAACACATAGAGAAGACAGGTGGAATTAAAAAGGCTATAAAAGAACTAACAGTAAAAAAAGACTGGATGCCAAAAGTAAAGACTGACAAAAATAACTACACTTGTAAAAGACCAGAAATACTGGAGTTGGCTACAGATTATTACAAGAAACTATATAAAAGCAACAAGAGCGGAAGAGCTCAAATAAATGAACTAGAATATGTAGGAACTAATATCACACCTACAATTTTGACGGAGGAAACAATGAAAGCAATCAATTCTCAAAAAATAGACAAAACTCCTGGATCTGACCAAATAACCAACGAACTATTAAAATCGGTTGCATCGACCATTGCCCCGATATTGACTGAActgtttaatgaaattattgagACTGAAGATATACCCACCGATTGGACAAAAT is a genomic window of Bombyx mori chromosome W, ASM3026992v2 containing:
- the LOC119629390 gene encoding uncharacterized protein LOC119629390; this encodes MEEQFQLLFDKMKMEMKNQSESITNTIMNKMDEKLKPILEENKYLKLKVESLEKKIKILERDKKTNNIIIHGLTEDEKSTPELIDKVKDTITKELGIAIENYEFNKIYRIGKTNKGNPTKVIRPILICLTTGWKKAEILKNKRKLKNLHITEDYSKETFEKRKALLPQLMEERRKETKTTLPSRLVFVGENDQHPLMEKKRFLDIHIATFNARSLRTPEKLQELELALSDIKWDIIGISEMRRYGEGIEDYGNFILHYKGETPGLYGVGFLVKKGLAEKIGEIKGVSERIAVLNIELPVKNAEKWSIIQAYSPTESNKKDDIRKIEKLYEDLHLTIENSHKNIIVMGDFNGQIGKRNNIGEEYTIGLKDRKIKRDNTMNKHIEKTGGIKKAIKELTVKKDWMPKVKTDKNNYTCKRPEILELATDYYKKLYKSNKSGRAQINELEYVGTNITPTILTEETMKAINSQKIDKTPGSDQITNELLKSVASTIAPILTELFNEIIETEDIPTDWTKSTIILLHKKGDKGDIGNYRPISLMSNVYKVFSKIILSRITTTLDDNQPKEQAGFRSKFSTIDHIHVVRQIIQKYKEYNKSFYIGFVDFNKAFDSLEHSFIWQALQSQGVEAKFIKILQNIYCGSVAQVRLEKTGRQFPIERGVRQGDPISPKLFTAVLENIFRNINWEKNGININGENLNHLRFADDLVLFSECPEKLQHMLQELSDQSAKAGLSMNTAKTKIMTNSTKTYNITVNNEKIEYVEEYVYLGQLISPSDTMQKEIDRRIANTWKRYWSLSEIMKNKDMPMKDKRKVYNTCILPCLIYGCQTWALTKKQLNKINICQNNIERSITGIKRKDKIRLTYVKNITKLKSVEKVHKMQKWRWAGHMLRETQEKWTKNVTEWYPRDGHRSKGRKNQRWEDDFKRIAGGEWLRKSKDRTLWKTLEEAYVERQAVS